The genomic region ACCCGCATGCTGCGCAGGATTCTCGGCAGGTACCCGCAGCTGAAGTTCGAGCCCTGGGTCACGCTTCAGCTCGCTCGGCTGCTGCCGGAGTTCGGGTCGGCTCCGCCGATGGTGGCACCTGCCGACAAGGTGCGGTTCTATCAGGCGATCACTGAGGTGGTGCGCCGTGCGGTCGAGGCGGGCATGACCGTGTTCGCCTACGACGACACCCATTACTTCGACGACGGGAGCGCCGAGGCGCAGCTGTTCATGTGGGGCGCGCTGGGGTGGGGGGACATCGACGCGCCGTTCCGGATCGTGTTCAACTTGCGGCCGCAGGCGTACACCTCCGTCGCCGGGCAGGCCCTGGCGGACCTGGTCCGCACCGGGCGGGTTCTGGTCATGGAGCTGGGACCACTGACGCCGGACGCGGTCGAACGGCTCGTCGAGAGCATCAGCGTCCCGGAACTTACCGCGTTGACGCCCGCTCTGCAGCGCTACACCGGAGGCAATCCACAGTTCCTGCTCGAAACCGTCAAGTACATGATCGAGACCGGGGACCTGGAACGGGGGTTCCCGGACCGCCTGCCTCCCCCCGGTCCCGTCCGCGAGATCGTAAGCCGGCGCCTGAAGCGCCTGTCACCTGCCGCGCTGCATGCCGCGCAGGCCGCTGCCGTGCTGCAAAGCGACTTCACGGTGGAGCTCATCACGGAGGTGTTGCGCGCGCCTCTGCTGGACGTGCTGTCCGCCTGGCAGGAACTGGAGCGTGCCCAGGTGGTGACCGAGTGCCGCTTCAGTCACGACCTGGTGTACGAGACGGTCGAAGCGCAGGTGGCGCCGGGTGTGAGGGAAGCGCTGAACCGCAGCGCGGCGCGGGTCCTGGAGGGTCACCGCTTCCCGCCCTCACGCGTGGGCCGCCACTGGCTGCAGGGAGGGGAGCCGGTTCGCGCCGCGGTGAAGTTTCAGGAGGCCTCAGACCTGGCGCGCGGCAGCCTGCGCTTCGTGGAAGCGGCCGACCTGCTCGAGGAGGCCGCCGCCCTGTTCGAGCGCCACGGTGACCCGGACCGGGCCTTCTCCACCCGGCACCTGCTGACCCGGGATCTTCTCAAGGAATTCGACCTGGGGCAGCGCTACGAGGCGTCACTGGGCCGGCTGTTCAGCCTGGCGCGGACGGAAGGTCAACAGGCGCGCGCCTGGCACTGCCAGGGCCTGCTGCACAGTCGCTGCGCGCATCACGGCCCTGCCCTGGAGGCCGCGCAGACCGGCTGGATGCATGCAGAACAGAGTGGTGACGCGGAAGTCCAGGCTGAACTGTCGCAGTTCCTGGGCATCGCGGCCCTCCACGTTAATCAGCTGGACGCGGCGGCCGCCGCTTTTCGCCAGGCCGCGGCGCTCAATGAGGAGCTCGGCCGGGTGAGCGGTCAACTGTCGGCGCTGCAGAACCTGGGGGTGGTGCTGGGCAAACTCGGCCGGTACGCGGAAGCAGTCGGGCACCTGACGGCCCTGGTTGAGCTGGGCACGCGGGCCGAGCGCCCGGTGAGCGTGCTGAACGCCCGAACCAACCTCGCAGTGGCACTGAGTCGCCTGGGTGCCAAGCGTGACGCGCGGGAGCACGTCCTCGCGGTCCTGACCCAGTTGGACCTCACGCAGGGCCGGGAGATGAACCGGGTGCTCGCGCTGATCACGCTGGGCGGCATCGAGCGGGACCTCGGGCACTTTGCCGGGGCGCTCGAGGCCCTGGAGCGAGCCGCCGAGGTGAGTGAGGGGTACCAGCGTTTCGCCTGGGCGCTCATCAGGCAGCAGCAGGCCACCGTGCATGCAGTGCTCGGCGATTTCGAGACCGCGCGCTCGGCCGCCGAACAGGCCCTGGGCGCGGCCAAGGACGCGCTTGAACGCGCTGAGGCGCTCCGGGTGCTCGCCCTGGTACGCGCATCCCTCGGCGAGGAAATCCACGCTGAGCTGCGGGAACTTGCCGAACTGCGCCGTGGCCTGGGCCCTGAGGACGTGCTCCGCGTCGACCTGACCCTTGCCAGACTTGGCCTCCTGGACGTGGGGGCGCTGGAGGCGCTGCTCGGCCACCTGCGTGCGGGTGAAGCGCATGACTTGTTGATCGTCGCGTTGACCCTGCACGCCCAACACCTTCTGGACGCCGGCCGGCCGGCGCCGGCCGCGGCGTCCGCCCGGGAAGCAGTCGAACTGCTCAGGGCGTACGCCCCGGCGGAAGTCTCACGGGATCAGCTGCTGGCGCTGCACGCGCGGATCCTGAGTGCGACGGGCCATCCGGACGCCGCAGCGGTTGGGCGTCAGGCGGCAGACGCTCTGGCGGCGGCTATGCCCCACGTTCCACCTGAACTCCAGAGCGTCTACCGGGCCGCCCGCTGACCTGCCGTCCGCAGCAGGTCGGGCCGGTTGTTATACTGACGGCGTGCTCTCAGCGCCTACCGTGCGAGTCGTGCTTCTCGGTATGCCGACGGTGACCCACACCGACGGAACGGTCATTCCTCTGGACCGCAAAACCGCCGGCGTCTTGGCTGTGCTGGCCTGCACCGGCCGCAGCTCTCGTTCGAGGCTCGCAGGGCTCCTGTGGCCTGATTCGCGAGAGAGCCTGGCGAGGAACAGCTTGGTGCAGTTGATGCGCCGCTGGCGCCGCACGGTGGGCGAGAACCTGGTCGAGGGCGGCGACACCGTTTCTCTGACGGGCGCAGTGTCGGTCGACGCCACCGAAGTGTTCGACGCATACCTGGCCGGCCAGGACGAGGCGCTCGGCGCCCTTCAGGGCGCATTGCTGGAGCCGTACGCTTACAGCGATCTGCCGGAGTTCGACGAGTGGCTGCGTGGCGAACGGGACCGCTGGCATGAAGCGCGCCGCGGCGCGCTCACCCGGTTGTGCGACCGCGACACCGACCGGGCGGCGTACAACGACGCTCTCGGGTGGGCCGAGCGACTGCTGGCCCTCACGCCTGCGTCAGAGGAGGCCTTCCTGCGGGTGATGAAACTGCAGTACCTGCTGGGTGACCGTGACCGGGCGCTCGCGACCTACCACCGCTGCGAGGCCGCCCTCCGCCGCGAGCATCACGTCGCCCCTCTGCCTGCCACGCTGGCGCTCGCGCGCCTCGTCCAGGAGAGCCGCACCATCAGCCGTCCCGCGCCGCCTCCAATCCCCGCGATGCCGCCAGCCGTGCGGTGCCCACCGGTCCTGGTGGGACGTGAACGCGAGTGGGCGCTGATGAACGACGCCTGGTCACGTGGCCTGAGCATTGTCGTGTCGGGGGAGCCGGGCATCGGCAAAACCCGCCTGATGCGCGAATTCATCGCGAGCAAAGGCGCCTGGTTCCACCTGGACGGCCGGCCCGGCGACACCACCGTGCCGTATGGCACGTACGCCCGGGTGTGGCGCGCGCTGTTGCGCGCCCGGCCGGACATTGACCTGCCCGGATGGGCCCGCGAGCAGCTCGCGCTGTTCCTCCCGGAACTGAGCCCCGCCCAGACGCCCGACGCCGCCACGCCTGATCAGGAAGGCCTCGCCCACGCGATGGACGAACTGGCGCTGCGTGCCTGCCAGGGCATGGCCGGCGTCGTCGCCGACGACATCCAGTACTACGACGCGGCGAGCATGGAGCTCAGTTCCGCCATCGCCGTGCGCTACGCGCCGTTCACCGTGCAGGGCGGCATCGTCCCACTCCTTACCGCGCACCGGAAGGGGGAGCTGCCAGCGTACGTCGAAGCGTCGCTGCGCAGGCTGGTCGCGGTGGGCCACGGCATCTGGATTGACCTTCAGCCCCTCGACGACACGGCGGTCACGCGGGTTCTGGCCAGCCTGGACCTGCCCCTCTCTGGTGGGGACGTCGCCCGCCTCACGCGCTCCAGCAACGGCAATCCCCTGTTTCTCCTCGAGGCGGTCAAACACCTGATCGAGCACGCGCCCGGTGGGCCGGCGCCCGCTTTGCCGGAGAAAGTGCATGGGGTCATCGGGGAGCGCCTGCGGCGGTTGTCTCCGAAAGCACTGCTGCTGGCCCAGGCCGCGTGCGTGCTGCAAACCGACGTCGACCTCGACCTGGTCACCACCATGCTCGACGCGCCTCTGCTGGACATGCTGCCCGCCTGGCAGGAGCTGGAGGGCGCGCAGATTCTCCAGCAGGGCCGGTTCAGCCACGACCTCGTGTACGAAAGCGTCCGCGCAGGGATGTCGAAGAGCGTCCGGCAGGCGCTGCACCGCCGCGCCGCCCGGGCACTGGAACGTGAGGGCGAGGAGCCCGCCCGCATCGCGCGGCACTGGACTGAGGGAGGCGACGCCCGCCGGGCCGTGCCGGCGCTGCAGGCGGCGGCCCGCTCGGCGGTCGCCGCGCAGCGTTACGCCGAAGCGGCCGAGGCCCTCGAACAGGCGGCGGCGACCCTCGAGGCCACTGGCGAACCGCACCAGGCCTTCGACATCCGGCGTACCCTGGCTGCCGAGGTGCTCTGGCCGGGCGGCGCCCACGCCCGCCTGGCGGCGTGTCTGCACCGTCTGGCACAAACCGCGCGCACGCCCGAGCTGCACGCCTCAGTGGAGCGTCTCAAGAACGAGTTGACCTCCACCCTGGCCTGAACAGCCACAAGGTGCAGGTGGGGGCCTGCGCTCAGGGTTGGAGCAGCCAGATGGGGGTCTGACGGAGGGTGCCGCTGTGACCGCAGGTGTCGAATCCTTGAAAGAGCACCATGGTCGTGTTGCCCAGCGCCTCTTCCGTATCGGTCTGGCCCACCCGGAGGGGCGTCTTCGTCCCGTTCGCATTTTTCAGGGCGGCAGAGACCCTGTAGTACCCCACCGGAATGTCACCCAGCCCCTGCGACACCCGGGTCGTGCGCGTGATGGTGGAGCCCTTGCTGCCATCGATGAGTGGTCCGTCCGGAACCAGGGTCACCTCGACCGTGGCGTCAGGGGCGACCGGTTGAGCGTCGTCGGTGGAGAGGCGTTCGAAGCTCAGGGTCCCGCCCCAGGTGTCGCCCCCGTACTCTGATGACGGCATGTCCGATGCTCCGCGGATTTTCCAAACGAAGTTCCGCGTCGCACCCGCTTTGGCGTTGAAGGCGTCCTGGTACGCTTCCGGATCTCCGGCCATGCGCAGGCAATAGCGCTGATCGTGGTACTTCACCTCCTTGTAGGCCGTCACGTAATACGGATTGGCGGCGGGATTGAGTTCGGTGGACTGATAGCGGCCCTGCGCGTTCGTGGTCGTGAACAGCGTGCCCCGGAACATCGCGGGCGCAATGATGATCTGGACGCCCGCCACCGGCTTGCCGCGCTCATCGACCACGCGTCCGCTGACGGTATGGGGCGTCGGCCCAGACGTGGCCGAGAGGCCGAAGGCAGCCAGGAGCAGGGCGGAAAGGCTGAGCGTGAACGTTTTTACGGGTGTTGACATCTCTTACTCCTTGGGCAGGCCCAGGTCATCTTCTGGGCTGATCGGAAGGCAGCGTACGAACAACGCCATGATTTCCGAGTGACCTGGACCGGGCCGGTCCTGGTCAAGGGGGAGGTCACCCTGTGGGCCCCTGCCGAGGGCCGCAGGCCGGGAAGCACGGGAAGTGCTTGCCTTCATCCGCGCCTGACCGTGTTCCGGCTGCGCCAGCGGCAGCCTGGCCGTCAGGTGGACTGGATGGCGGCAGCCAGGTACGCAATCAGCGCTTCGGGGGACGTGAAATACCGGTGCTGGTCGTCGCGGCGCACAGAGGCACGCCACTTGCCCTGCGCACCGTCCGGCTCCAGCCACACGCGTACCACCAGCCAGCGCTGGGTGTCCGGACCGATCATGTTCGTCACCGGCGCGCCAGGAAGGGCGGGAGGCACGTCACGACGGCCGGACGCCCCCCGCTCCCTGGGGGCTGGGTGTGCCTGGACAGCGGCGCCCGGGCCACGTGGAGGAGGGACGGAAGGTGCTGACGAATACGCCTCCACCCACCAACAGGACCACCGTGGCCACCGCCAGAGCGCCGAGGATGAAGGCGTCCGTGCCAGGTTCCAGCACCGCCTGCCCCGGAGTGGCCGGAGCGTAGTGCACCTGAACCGGGCGGCCCTTCGGGTAGCGCGCCAGAACGCGGCGCGCGAACGCTTCATCCGGCGGCGACGAGCGGCGCGTTACCTGTTGGGAGCGGTAGCCCTGACCACCGACCGCGGAGCTGGACTCGACGTGGGCGGTATACCGCTCCTTTTCGCCGGAAAGACTGCGCGACAGGCGACTGTCCGTCACGGTGCCGGGGGTGGTCGGCCACGTCAAGGTCCGGTGCCCGAGGTGGGCGAGGCCACCGAGGCCGAGCGCGAACATCAGCGTGACGCTCAGAATTCCCAGCCCAACCACCCGTTCCAGCGGCCACGACGCGAGGATGCGGATCATGCGTTCACCCGCTTCAGTGCGGCATTGGTGCCTCGCCTGAAGTCAGGTGAGCTTCGCCGCCAGGCGGCCTGCTGGGTGTGCGCCCTGTCCGTCGCCACATGGGGATCACCATGATCTGCGCCGAACCCTTCGCATCGGCGCGTCCCGGGACGCCACCGCCAGCCTCGTTGCCAGGCAGGGTGGATGGAGGTTCGGGAGGGGGCACGCGCCAGCACGACGCGAAACGAGGTGTGGTTGCGGATCTTCATGCGGTCTCCTGTGGGGTCAGGGGCGGCTCGTCGCCCTGAAGTGCGGAGTGGACGGGCGTGATCTGAGGATGATGACCTCGCCACGACGCGACCTCGCCACCGGGTGACCAGCCCGAAGCCGGGTGAATCGGCGGGCTGGGCGGCGGGGAGGTTGCCCGCCGGGCCGCTCCCTCTCGCCGCGGCGGTCACTCCGCGATGAAACTGATGGGGTATTCCTGTTCGACCTCCAGGCCGTAGGAACCCACTGTCCCCCCAACTGATACGGACGCCTTGGCCCCAACATCGACAATCTCCCCTGAAGTGTTGACGGCGACGTAGCAGCCTGCCTTGGCCCCCGGGCCTACTTTGAAGGCGCCCACACCCAGCCCAGCCTTCACGCCGGCAAACACGGTGATCTTGCCCTGGAACGCGTACTCGACCTCTCCGAAGGTATCGGCCAGGACCACGCCTGGGCCTTCGATCTGAATGGCGACCTTCTCGCAGTTGAAGCTGACTTCAGCGATCAGGAAATCGAGGGTGACTTTGTAAGGGTCGCGGACCGGGCACGGTCCAGGCTCGTCGAGGGACACCTCGACCTCATCTTCGAGCTCGGGAACTGTTCCGCACGGCGCGGAGACCTCGGCCACCGTCCACAGGTCCGCGCCCTGCTGGGCGGGCACCAGAAGATCCGTTTCAATGCTGATCAGGGTGCGGCGCTGCATCTCGAGCATGAGCAGTTGGTACGTCGTGGGGTCGCTCACGTTCCCGATCAGCCCGGTCAGCAGCCGGTAGGTCGGGCGGAACGCCTGAGCGGTGAGGCTATCGAGTTCGCGCATGCCTGCGCGCCACTGGGTGAACGCGTTCTGCGCGGCGCCGCAGCGCACCAGGCGGTGGCGCTCCTGAACCGCCTCCTGACAGCGGCGGTCCGTACCGCAGGCGCTGACTTCTGGACCCTCCCGCCGGATGGAGTCCCCGAGAACCTCTCCCAGCTGCTCGTTGATGGGGTCCATGAAGGACACGTGCCGGTCCACCCTGTCCCACAGGGCACGCACCGTCGGTTCGGAACGGGCGAACTCGATGGTGTGTGAGATGGCCGCGACGCGCGCAGCGGCAACGGCGTCAGGTGCCGCGCCGCCCTGTGCGCCCTGGGGCTGCTCGGTCAGGGCGTTGAGCCGCGCCGTTCGGCTCTGCACCTGCGCGGCGTACTCGAGGCGGAGGGCCTGCATTCTCGCGGCGTAGGCGCCCAGACCCGCGACATCCTTGGGAAACGGAAGGGCGGGAAGCCGGCCGTCTATGGCGCGGGAGAGATCGAACGTGAGCGGCGACGGCGCCCAGTGTTGGGTGACGCTGAGCGCGTCTTCGTCATTCTCCGCAGGGGTGGCCGGAGCAAGCGGCTTGTCTGCCGCTTCCTTCGCCAGGGCGGGCGTTCGGCGCTGCCCGGCCCGCATGAACCGCACGGCTTCCGGCGTCTTCTTCTGCGCGTACAACGCGAGGGCCAGGTTGCGCTTCGCTTCTGAGAGCCACGCGTCGAGCTTGACCGCTTCCCGCAACGCCACCTCGGCATCGGGGTATCGGCCCAGAAGAATCAGCGCCCGTCCGCGGTTGTTCAGCAGCGCGGCCCGGGGCTTCCCGCCCAGCGTCTCGGCGGCCGTCAGGAGTGCGAGGGCTTCATTCGGAGACCCGAGTGCACTGGCCAATCCGGCGATATTGATGAGGTGCGCGGCGCGCTGGGGCTCGCTGCGGTGGGCGAACAGCAGGGCCTGCAAGGCCGCGACCGGACGCCGCTGCACCACGGCGCCGGCAGCAATCTCGCTGGCTTCGAGCGGGGTGCGGCCCCTGAGCATCCCTTCGAGTGCGGCGCGCGCCGCTTTTCCAGCGCGCGAATCCACGGAGCGGTCCAGGTTGGCCAGGGCCTGTTGGGGCGTCAGGGACATGAACGTGACCGGCCGGGTGCCCAGGGCCAGCCGCGCGTCCTCCAGAGCCTCGGAGACCCAGACGTCGTCGAATACGGCAGCGTCCTGCACGCTGCGCAGCACGGGAGACTCTTCGATGCTCAGGGCCGAGCCGGGATGGCCTGCAGCGAGCGCCAACAGGGCCAGGCCCAGCCGGAGAAATTGGAATATGGATGGATGTCTCACGAGCGCACCGTAAGTAACGGGGCGTGATTTCCGAATGAAGTGGGCACAGCTGCCCTCAGGTGGCGCGGGCTGGCGGTTGAGGCTGAGACCAAGCCCCCCCGAGGCTGACGATGGAGAGGGTCCTGCTCGTCGGCCAATCCCTGAAGCGTTTCGGCTGTCGTAAGACGTCAGACCCGTGTGACAACAGGCCCACTACGCTGACTCCATATAGATCAGGGCCTGCCCGGGTGACGGCAGGCATACCGCCCCACCGTGCGTGGGGCTTTTTTCTGGCCGAACGGGCCGCACCTGAAGCCTTGACAGAAACAGCG from Deinococcus aerolatus harbors:
- a CDS encoding AAA family ATPase, with product MLLGMPTVTHTDGTVIPLDRKTAGVLAVLACTGRSSRSRLAGLLWPDSRESLARNSLVQLMRRWRRTVGENLVEGGDTVSLTGAVSVDATEVFDAYLAGQDEALGALQGALLEPYAYSDLPEFDEWLRGERDRWHEARRGALTRLCDRDTDRAAYNDALGWAERLLALTPASEEAFLRVMKLQYLLGDRDRALATYHRCEAALRREHHVAPLPATLALARLVQESRTISRPAPPPIPAMPPAVRCPPVLVGREREWALMNDAWSRGLSIVVSGEPGIGKTRLMREFIASKGAWFHLDGRPGDTTVPYGTYARVWRALLRARPDIDLPGWAREQLALFLPELSPAQTPDAATPDQEGLAHAMDELALRACQGMAGVVADDIQYYDAASMELSSAIAVRYAPFTVQGGIVPLLTAHRKGELPAYVEASLRRLVAVGHGIWIDLQPLDDTAVTRVLASLDLPLSGGDVARLTRSSNGNPLFLLEAVKHLIEHAPGGPAPALPEKVHGVIGERLRRLSPKALLLAQAACVLQTDVDLDLVTTMLDAPLLDMLPAWQELEGAQILQQGRFSHDLVYESVRAGMSKSVRQALHRRAARALEREGEEPARIARHWTEGGDARRAVPALQAAARSAVAAQRYAEAAEALEQAAATLEATGEPHQAFDIRRTLAAEVLWPGGAHARLAACLHRLAQTARTPELHASVERLKNELTSTLA
- a CDS encoding DUF3592 domain-containing protein; translated protein: MIRILASWPLERVVGLGILSVTLMFALGLGGLAHLGHRTLTWPTTPGTVTDSRLSRSLSGEKERYTAHVESSSAVGGQGYRSQQVTRRSSPPDEAFARRVLARYPKGRPVQVHYAPATPGQAVLEPGTDAFILGALAVATVVLLVGGGVFVSTFRPSSTWPGRRCPGTPSPQGAGGVRPS
- a CDS encoding tetratricopeptide repeat protein, yielding MRHPSIFQFLRLGLALLALAAGHPGSALSIEESPVLRSVQDAAVFDDVWVSEALEDARLALGTRPVTFMSLTPQQALANLDRSVDSRAGKAARAALEGMLRGRTPLEASEIAAGAVVQRRPVAALQALLFAHRSEPQRAAHLINIAGLASALGSPNEALALLTAAETLGGKPRAALLNNRGRALILLGRYPDAEVALREAVKLDAWLSEAKRNLALALYAQKKTPEAVRFMRAGQRRTPALAKEAADKPLAPATPAENDEDALSVTQHWAPSPLTFDLSRAIDGRLPALPFPKDVAGLGAYAARMQALRLEYAAQVQSRTARLNALTEQPQGAQGGAAPDAVAAARVAAISHTIEFARSEPTVRALWDRVDRHVSFMDPINEQLGEVLGDSIRREGPEVSACGTDRRCQEAVQERHRLVRCGAAQNAFTQWRAGMRELDSLTAQAFRPTYRLLTGLIGNVSDPTTYQLLMLEMQRRTLISIETDLLVPAQQGADLWTVAEVSAPCGTVPELEDEVEVSLDEPGPCPVRDPYKVTLDFLIAEVSFNCEKVAIQIEGPGVVLADTFGEVEYAFQGKITVFAGVKAGLGVGAFKVGPGAKAGCYVAVNTSGEIVDVGAKASVSVGGTVGSYGLEVEQEYPISFIAE
- a CDS encoding carboxypeptidase-like regulatory domain-containing protein — protein: MSTPVKTFTLSLSALLLAAFGLSATSGPTPHTVSGRVVDERGKPVAGVQIIIAPAMFRGTLFTTTNAQGRYQSTELNPAANPYYVTAYKEVKYHDQRYCLRMAGDPEAYQDAFNAKAGATRNFVWKIRGASDMPSSEYGGDTWGGTLSFERLSTDDAQPVAPDATVEVTLVPDGPLIDGSKGSTITRTTRVSQGLGDIPVGYYRVSAALKNANGTKTPLRVGQTDTEEALGNTTMVLFQGFDTCGHSGTLRQTPIWLLQP
- a CDS encoding ATP-binding protein; its protein translation is MSPTRSWHAEVLGVPRLFGESAGGALLDRKTSALIAYLALEGPTSRAQLAALLWPESAEAIARNNLAQALRKLRLARQPGLVMGRHTLQLAEGVRVDARGVREMYEQGRLEAFVTGYGALLAPFDFDDCAEFEDWLIAERERWQAWQRAALRSLALDADGTGDPGGALEWARQLLAADAASEEAYVLVARFQFAVGDRTAALGTLRACEAMLEREFGVNPNAQTRALARLIREGSGEAPRPPTAQRAIPLTVLRPPILVGREREWALMEQAWANGQGVCLVGEAGVGKSRLVQEFARAHGGDFYLDCRPGDEKVLYGLTTRMLRRILGRYPQLKFEPWVTLQLARLLPEFGSAPPMVAPADKVRFYQAITEVVRRAVEAGMTVFAYDDTHYFDDGSAEAQLFMWGALGWGDIDAPFRIVFNLRPQAYTSVAGQALADLVRTGRVLVMELGPLTPDAVERLVESISVPELTALTPALQRYTGGNPQFLLETVKYMIETGDLERGFPDRLPPPGPVREIVSRRLKRLSPAALHAAQAAAVLQSDFTVELITEVLRAPLLDVLSAWQELERAQVVTECRFSHDLVYETVEAQVAPGVREALNRSAARVLEGHRFPPSRVGRHWLQGGEPVRAAVKFQEASDLARGSLRFVEAADLLEEAAALFERHGDPDRAFSTRHLLTRDLLKEFDLGQRYEASLGRLFSLARTEGQQARAWHCQGLLHSRCAHHGPALEAAQTGWMHAEQSGDAEVQAELSQFLGIAALHVNQLDAAAAAFRQAAALNEELGRVSGQLSALQNLGVVLGKLGRYAEAVGHLTALVELGTRAERPVSVLNARTNLAVALSRLGAKRDAREHVLAVLTQLDLTQGREMNRVLALITLGGIERDLGHFAGALEALERAAEVSEGYQRFAWALIRQQQATVHAVLGDFETARSAAEQALGAAKDALERAEALRVLALVRASLGEEIHAELRELAELRRGLGPEDVLRVDLTLARLGLLDVGALEALLGHLRAGEAHDLLIVALTLHAQHLLDAGRPAPAAASAREAVELLRAYAPAEVSRDQLLALHARILSATGHPDAAAVGRQAADALAAAMPHVPPELQSVYRAAR